In Nicotiana tabacum cultivar K326 chromosome 10, ASM71507v2, whole genome shotgun sequence, the DNA window acccctcggattccgacaccgctgaccgcacaaaaatgaccgcggtccacGCAAAACCAGCGGGGTCCGCGCAAAAACGACCGCAGCCGCGCAGGTCTTGCTCTGCagggacaggctttagtattttggccataactttcgctacagatgtctAAATTATGATAGTTtcacctttctggaaactagacacaaaggcctacaacttttgtttttaaatcacatcaatattccttgtggatcaaaagatatgagcttccgaagtaggaccaacAACCTGCAGTCTTCATTGACCGCGGCCGCGGCCACTTTGACGCGGTCAGCGCTAGGCCAGCGCGCCCAGCGTGAAAAGGAGCGCGGTCCGTGCCACAACTGCTGCCCCctccattttctaagttccgaGGTGTCCGTACTctctcaaaactcacccgaaacacgcccgaggcccccgggacctcaaccaaaagcaccaatgcatcctaaacattattcaacctcgttccaatcatcaaaacacctcgactaacaccaaaaatcatcaaatcacatcgaattcaagcctatgaatctcaagaacttccaaattgcatttttgatcaaaaacccaaccaaaccacatccgaatgacctcaaattttgcagacaagtccaaaaagACATAACGAAGTTAcagaaactctcagaattccattctgaccctcggatcaaaatctcacctatcaaccggaattcgccaaaatactaactttcgccaattcaagcctaattctacattgtacctccaaaaccacttccaatcactctcctaagtcacaaatcacctcccgaagctaaccgaaccatcagaacttacatccgaaccctctaacacataagtcaacatctggttgacttttccaacttaagccttcttaagaGAAACTAAATGTCTTATTTCTTATTAAAACCACTTCAAATCAACTCGATTACACAAGATATGGATAATGAAGCATAAGGAAGCtgaaaatggggaaaacagagcggtaactcatgagacgactggccgggtcgtcacatcctccccaacttaaacaaacgttcatcctcgaacgagtcaagagacatacctgaagcctcaaatagatgagggtatctgctccgtatctcctgctcggtctcccaggtagcctcctccatgggccgacctctccactacaccttcactgaagctatatcctttgacctcaacttccgaacctggcgacccagaatagctactggctccacatcaaaggtcaaatcattatccaactgaaccatgttgtagtccaaaacatgagacggatccctaatatacttccggagcatagaaacatgaaataccagatgtacactcgacaagctaggtggaaaagcaagctcatacgccacctctccaatcctctgaagcacctcaaaaggcccaatgaaccgaggactcaactttcctttcttcccaaatctcataacacccttcatgggcgaaaccttcagcaagaccttctcaccgaccatgtaggacacatctcaaaccttccggtccgcataactcttctggcgtgactgcgctgtacgaagcctctcctgaatcaccttcacattctctaaggcatcctgaatcaaatctgtccccaatagtctagcctcgccgggctcgaaccaaccaaccgaagatttacaccgcctcccatataaagcctcatatggagccatctgaatactcgactggtagctgttgttgtaagcaaactctgcaagtggtagaaacttatcccatgaaccttcaaaatcaataacataagcacgcaacatgtcctccaatatttgaatagtacgctcggactgcccgtccgtctgaggatgaaacgctatgctcaactccacctgagtacccaactctctctgcacgactctccagaattgcgaagtaaactgagtacctctatctgagatgatggaaacaggaacgccatgcaaccgaacaatctcccggatataaatccctgccaaccgctctgaaaaataggtagtacacacaggaatgaagtgcgcagacttggtcagccgatccacaatcacccaaatggcatcaaacttcttcaaagtccgaggatgtccaaccacaaagtccatagtgattctctcccacttctactcgggaataaccatctgctgaaacaagccacccagtctctgatgctcatacttcacctgctgacagttgagacaccgagctacaaatcccacaatatctttcttcattcttctccaccagtagtgttgccttaaatcctgatacatcttcgcggcacccggatgattggaataccgcgagctatgggcctcctccagaatcagctctctaagcccatccgcattaggcacacaaatccggccctgcatcatcaacacaccatcatcaccgacggtcacatctctggcatcatcatgctggactctatccctaaggacaagcaaatgcagatcatcatactggcgctctctgatgcgatcatataaagaagactgagaaaccacacaagccaacacccgactgggctcagaaatgtccagtctcacaaaccgattatccaaggtctgaacatcaactgcaaagggCCTCTCCTCAACTGGAATGTACGCTAAACTCCCCATactgactgcctttcggctcaaggcatctgccactacattggcctttcccgaatgatacaaaatagtgatgtcataatcttttagcaactctagccacctccgctgcctcaaattaaggtctttctgcttaaacaaatgctgaagactgcgatgatcagtgaatacctcgcaagatacgccatataaatagtgcctccaaattttcaaggcatgaactatagcagccaactctaagttatgaacagggtagttcttctcatggggctttagctgacgagaagcataagcaataactctaccctcctgcatcaacacacagccaatcccaactctcgaagcatcacaatatacagtatatgaacctgtAGCTTATggtaaaaccaatactggagttgtggtcaaaactgtcttgagcttcttaaagctcttctcacactcgtctgaccatacaaatggagcacctttcttagtcaacttggtcaagggcaatgcaatggatgaaaaccccagaaccaaccggcgataatagcttgCTAATCCGAGAAAACTACagatctctatggctgaggacggtctagaccaactctgcactgcttctatcttctttggatcaacctgaataccctcactggacactatgtgtcccaagaatgccacagaacttagccaaaattcacacttggagaatttagcataaagcttctcctccctcaatctctgtaacactacacgcaaatgtttgtcgtgctcctcctggctacgcgagtacaccagaatgtcatcaataaatacaataacaaaagaatccagataaggccaaaatacactattcatcaaatgcatgaacgctgctggggcattggtcagcccgaaagacatgactagaaactcatagtgaccatatctagtcctgaaagctgtcttaaaaatatccgagtccctaatttttaactggtgatagcccgaacgaaGATCAATTTTTtaaaacaccctcgctccctgagctgatcaaataagtcatcaatgcgaggtaaaggatacttgttcttcactattaCCTTATttaactgcctgtagtcaatgcacattctcattgtgccatctttcttcttcacaaacagaactggcgcaccccacggtgatacactaggccgaatgaaccccttgtctaggagctcctgaagctgctccttcaattctttcaactctgctggtgccatacgatatggcggaatagaaatgggttgggtgcccgacaccaagtcaatgccaaaatcgatatccctatccggcggcatgcctggtaggtctgtagaaaatacatcaggaaaatccctcacaactgggacagaatcaatacttggagtctcagctccaacatctcgcacaaaagctagatacgatagacaacccttcccaaccatacgctgcgCTTTCAAGAGGAAAattactctgctaggaacataatcagtcataccatgccactcgatcctcggaacacccggaatagccaaagtaactgtcttagcatgacagtctagaatagcatgacacggagatagccaatctatgcccagaataacatcaaaatctaccatgctcaacaacaataaatcaacttgggtctccagacccccaatagtcacaatacaagaccgatacacatggtctacaataatgGTATCGCCCACCGGGATAGATACGTGCACGGGTAAAGGAAGACACCCTTGGGTCGTACCCAAATGAtgagcaaaataggaggacacataagaataggtggaccCAGGATCAAATAAGATAGAGGCATATGtgtggcagactgagataatacatgtgataacagcatcTGACGCAGTGGCATCTGTCCTGCCTGGAATaacatagaaacgagcctggccaccgcctgatcgTCCTCCCCCTCTAGAGCGACCTCTGGCTTCCTGGcatccacccctagctggctgggcgggtgctGAAGAAACTGGAGCAGAAGACGAAGGTTGGCCCTTCTGTTGAAACTAACCACCACGAAGTCGAGGACACTGCCTCTTTATATGACCAAACTCTCCGCACTCGTAGCAACTACCAGGTACTGGAGAAGGGAACTGGAGGGAACCCCTTGCACCTGAATGACCGGCCGATGCACTCGGCGTAGATGAACTCTGAACTGAAGGGGCATAGGATGAGCTCTGAGCTGGGAGAGCGTTAAGTAAAGACTGGCCCTGCTGAAATCCCTGATGACCACGGTTTGAAGATGTCCTACTATACTCTGGACGGGCCGGCTGAGGAGGTCTGAAGGaatgacctctaccatgctggaactggcccctagaCGGAGCACCAATGAAACTGCCTGAACCTAtgggcctcttggcctccctctcctttcTCTCTCTCTGCGGCGAACTATCTCAATATCACGAGCgatgtcaaccacctcctcgaacgaagcacccaatactctctctctctagtcatcaaaaTGCGGAGAGAGTAGTTAAGACCATCCACGAATCTACGGATCCTCTCATGATCTGTCGGAATCATCCAagtagcatgacgagccaactatgaaaatctcatctcgtaccgaGTCACGAACATATCTCCTTgagtcaaccactcaaactgcctatgcagctcctctctgcgggactaaggtacatacttctccagaaatagagtGGAGAACTGTAGCCAAGTAAGGGGCGTTGCACCAACAggtctacgcctctcaaaatcttcCCACCAGGTAAATGCAGCTCCCTggaactgaaatgtagtaaaagataCACCACTCGACTCCAAAATCCCTGCGGTGCGAAGCACTCAAGAAAAccatgggcatcctcgccctttgcaccgctgaatgtcggaggctggagcctaccaaaTCTCTCGAGACGATGTTACTCATCGTCTGGCATAGCTGGGACCACAATGTTCTGAACTGGTGCAACCGGATGAGCTGGAACAGCTTCTGGTGTCTGCTGTGCGATTAACAAGAGTTTGTGTGCCTTCCCTAGCCTttgaagtagctgcggctgtagtggctgagaccgcctgagctaggccagtgcaaactgtcaaaatctgagccaaggtctcctgaagacccggaatcacgatagGCATAGCTGGTGCTCGAACTGGTacagctgctggagcctgatctggaactggggcagctggtggattaaCAGGTGCTACCCGCGCTACTCTACCTCTGCCACGCCCACGACCGCGTCCAGGGctgcattttttaaaatttagagCATTTGTAATTTTTAGGTACTTTTGATGATTAGTCGTACAGGTTTATTGTCTTTATTAGTCGCTTTTATACCTGCTTTACTCAGTTGCAAGTAGACAAAAATCACTATTCTAATCAGCATATCAAATCTTATATATTAATCTTTAAATATGCTTTCTGAGCAGTTTGCCAAGCTGGTAAAGGTTCTGGTTGGTCATAGTTTTGGATTCTATGAATTTTGGACATTTCAGTTGCTATTGACTCTCAACTTTTACAACTTTATTTTTTCAATTCAGCATATCAAATCTTATATACTAACCTTTAATGATGGTTATTGTCCTTAAACATCCATAGATTATTTCATTATATTGGTTTTGAAAGTTTCCCAACCTTTTTCCACTTATAACAATTAcctctttttctattttatgGTTTACAGACTTTGTCCATTCTACTACTATCAGACGGAATgctattgaaaaagaaaaaacagaacAATCATTAACGGACATAACAAATCGTCTGAATTCCCCTCAATTATGTAGTGCAGCCATAAAGATCTGTGAACAAGTTTCATCATCTCAGTCTCAACAACAATATCCAAATTCAACACAACAACATCATTTGCGATATGATTTTTCGCCTTCAAAATTGCAAAGCGATCATCTTTTACCGGATTTAAATGAGCTATCATTATTGCAAGGTAAATATTTGTGTAAATTTTGTTATATCTTAAATGAAAAATTGAGGAAGTCAAACTTTTGTGTTGCTATTACGGCAAATAATTACAAAAAtacaaattttttaaatttatatacttttatCTCATATGCGTAATGGACCGGCCAAtagaataatttaaaaattaaaagcttAATTTGCTGCCATTATTtgcttttgtttattttattaagtaagACATGTTTGTTATagatatagaattattattttttatgaattttgtaaaaGTCGTTCTacttttgaaaattttattaagcGATTTATCTTCTCTTTTgcgatatttatttttttatataaatatttcttTGGTTGATTAGGCTTAATATTTAGAATACTTTTAAATGAAGATTTGTTAGCCATCTAATTTAATGTGTTGTTTGATAGGGGGTTTACAGTTTCATTGGAAGTATGACTAATTAGAGGCGAAGTaagatttaattcatgtttgtAATGCGAGTGTTTTGCCAAAGTTAACCCTTATTGATGGGAGTCGGTTTGCATTTGACATCTATATATACTCTTGACCATTTTTAATTCCATAAGTTTGCTAAGGTACTACCTTTAGTTTAACTTAATGGAATGAGGTTGAAACTAACTGTGACACTGTTAAAACACATAAATCAATAGTTATTTTTTAAGTAAAACCCagatatataattattttttcaagATCAATATTGCAATAAACTTATACTTTATCTTCACCAACATGAAAAAAAAAGGCTACATATTAAGTTTGTTTACATAGTATTTAGTATATAAAAATTGGTTCGATAGTTTTCCTATCTTTTTCCACTTCTAACAAttagtttttttgtttttattttatggttTACTGAATTGGTTGATACTACTATCACAGGGAATGCTTCTCgaaaagggaaaacaaaacaatcATTAACGGACATAATAAACCGTCTAAATTTACCTCGATTTAGTAGTACCCCCATAAAGAGTTGTGGACAAGTTTCATCATGTTATTCTCAAGCACAATATCCAAAATCAGTGCAAGAGCATAATTTGCGATATGGTTCGTCGAGTTCAAATTTCCAGAAAGAATATCTTCTACCTGATTTAAATGAGATACCATTATTTCAAGGTAAATatttatgtttaatttatttaactTGTTTTTGAAATTTGAGGAAGTCAATTTTTTGTGCCCCTACATACATGTCCACATAAATAATGAAGTTTGTAATTTATATACATATAACATATATGCGAAACTTGGGCAACAAAATTATTTATAAAACTAAACTTtaattttcttccatttgtttGCTTCTCTTTATTTTCTCAACTAAAACATGTTTGCTATTTTACAATTCTACTTATATGAGTTCTTTTTTTTGGGGTTCTACTTTtgcaatttttattattttaaatgcaCCCCTAGAATTTCAAATTGAGTTTTGCAATATACTTTTTCTTCAATATGAAATTGAAAAAAGGCtaacaattaatatttttgtTTAGAATTTGAAGATGACAACATTAATGCTGATATACCAGGTATGCCATTGATCTCACAACTCATAGTCATACATACAAGTTtactaatttttaatttattcatCAAGGTCATATGCAATCCAATGTTCAAATTCATGATGCAAATGAAGATGACGATGTTTTTGAAGGTATTCACATATAAAATCATCAACGTTCGATAATGTCAAAATGTATTAACAGTTCCacatatatttaattttaaattttaagaactaattattattatttttagatgATGAAGTAGAGAGCTGGATGACCAATGAAGGTAAGTATGACATAATTTAAAGTTACATATACAACATATTTTTACTTTCTATATAATAAGTACTTTaactttatctcttttttttactCTCATAAAACCAGAATACTGGGATATAGGAGATGCCAATTATGAATGTGAATATTGTGGGGCATATTTCTGGTTTGAAGAAAGAGTTGACAAgaagtataaaaataaaaaaccagTTTTCACTTTATGTTGTGCTCGTGGAAAAATCAAGCTACCAAATCCAAGGAGCCTCCTTCGATTTTGAAGGATTTATTGTTTGGATCAGGTTAATAGATAAATTCATTTCATTAAAATAACGAcactataatttttgtatatatatatatatatatcttctctAACCAAACCTAATTTCATGAAGGTGCAAAAAGCAGACATTTCAGAGAGAACATTCGAACATATAATTCTATATTTGCATTTACATCAAAGGGAGAGAACATTCGAACATATAATTCTATGTTTGCATTTACATCAATGGGAGGAAAGGTGAATTTCTCTATCAACAAAACAAAGGGACCTAGAACATTCAGATTGTCTGGGCAAAATTATCATCAGATTGGAAGCTTATTGCCTCCAGAGGGATCTTCTCCCAAATTTGCACAATTGTATATCTATGATACAGAAAATGAGGTAGAAAATAGAATTCATGCTATCAGGATAGCATAGACAATTGCttactcaaaatattttaaaaatatatttttttataagacGTAAATTGTTAGTTGaattcaatatttttctttacaGCCGTGGCAAAATGAACAATCAACTTCATGCTGAAATTGTGAATGAGTTGAAGCAAATGCTTGATGAAACAATGTTCTTGCAAAGTCATTTAGAATGGTAAGAGATCAATTTCAAACAGATGGGACCTCAAATGTTAGACTTAGATTGATTGGGAAAAGAGGCTCTGATGGAAGAAGATACAATTTACCAACAGTttcagaggtagctgctttgATCGTTGGAGATTTTGAACAAACAAGGTCTGACAGAGATATCATAGTTGAAAGCCAATCTGGACAATTACAAAGGATAAATGAATTAAATGCAGCATACTTAGGTTTGCAATATCCATTACTATTTTTGTATGGTGAAGACGGATACCGAGAAGATATTCCTTTAAATGATATTGATGATTCAGCCGGTGGAAGGAAATGTGTTAGCACGCGTGAGTACTTATCATATAAAATTCAAGAAAGGAAGGATGAAGTTCATTCAATTGTGTCAGCTAGAAGATTATTTCAACAATTCTTGGTAGATGGTTATACAATGATGGAATTTTCTCGATTGAGGTTCATTAGGCTTCATCAAAAACAATTGAGAGCACACTTTTATAAAGGGTTACAAGATGATGTTTTACATGGGGACATACAACCTTCTTCTCAAGGACAAAAAGTTATACTCTCTTCCAGCTTTACGGGAGGTGCACGTTACATGTTGCAAAATTATCAAGATGCCATGGCAATTTACAAATGGGCGGGGTACCCTGATCTGTTTATCACATTTACTTGCAACCCAAAATGGCCAGAGATTATTAGATTTGTGGAGAGTACAGGATTATCTCCAGAAGATCGTCCCGACATTTTAACAagggttttcaaaatcaagcTAGATCGCATGATAAAGGATCTACGCGACAATAAAGTTTTTGGAGAAGTAAAAGCAGGTACAATTTTTATGTTCTACAAAATTATTATGTTTGCACATTAATTTTCTTATATGCTAatattaaaaataactaatatatAAACTTAATAATCTAATTACATCTTTATTCTTCAGTGATTTATACAGTTGAATTCCAAAAGCGGGGCTAGCCTCATGCACACATCTTGCTTTTTCTTCTGAATAAATACCCAAATATCGGAGATATTGATGGAATATTTTCAGCAGAATCACCAGATAAAAAAGTAGATCCTTATTATTATAATGTTGTTACAAATTTCATGATGCATGGTCCTTGTGGTACTGCTAGAAAATCTTCTCCTTGCATGAAAAATGGTAGATGCACAAAGCACTTTCCCAAAAAATTTGTGTCATCAACCACAATTGATGAAGATGGGTATCCAATTTATAGAAGAAGGGATGATGGTAGAACTGCAAAGAGAGTAGGTATTGAGTTGGATAATAGGTATGTTGTACCACACAATAGATTTTTATTATTGAAGTATGGTGCACATATTAACGTGGAGTGGTGTAATCAATCACGATCCATTAAGTACTTATTTAAGTATGTTAATAAAGGAAATGATCGTGTCACCGCAGCTTTTTCTCAAAGTGTAAATAATGAAGACTCGGGGGTCGTTGATGAAATAAATATGTATTGTGATTGCCGATACATATCACCTTGTGAAGCTGCTTGGAGAATTTTTAAATTCCCAATACACCATAGAGAACCATCGGTAGAAAGGCTATCTTTTCACCTACCAAATAATCAGACGGTCATATTTTCAGATGATGATCCAATTGATGCAGTTGTCAATAGACCAGCCGTTAAGGAATCTATGTTTTTAAGCTGGTTTGAAGCTAATAAGACATTTCCTGAAGCAAGAGAATTGACTTATGCAGAATTCCCTCTAAAGTTTGTGTGGAAACAAAACCTAAAAAGatgggaaaaaaaaaagaacttctGCATTTTCTATTGGGAGAATATTCTTTGTTCCACCTGGCTCTGGCGAGCAATGTTACCttagattgttgttgaatgtCATTAAAGGTCCAAAGAGCTATGAGGATTTGAAAAAAATCAACGGTCGTGATCATGAGACTTTTAGAGATGCATGTTATGCTCTGGGTTTATTAGATGATGATAAGGAGTACGTGGATGCTATAATGGAAGCAAGTAATTGGGGAATGGCATCATATCTTAGGCAATTATTTGCTATGCTACTTTTATCAAATTCAATGTCACGTCCAGAAAGTGTTTGGCAAGCAACATGGCATTTACTATCAGAAGATATCCTTCATGAAGAAAGAAGAATATTGGATCACCCAGGTACTTATTTAATGCTTAAAATTTCGAGTTATGATATGATACTTATGAAGGATGGCTGATTTGCTTAACTTTATtagttaattttctttttaattacttCATTCATATTAATCTGATTGttcatttctttcttctttttggtttttCAATTTCATACAAAATTCACTCCACAAATTAAGGTTTGTTAAACAATATTTTGTTATGTTCATGTCTTTTTAATATAGTGTTGTGTTTACATCATAGGAATAATATTGGTACTAATTAATGTATTTTCTAGACATAAATACTAATAGAAAACTAATACATTGTATTTAATGCCCTAAAATTTCGGGAAAGCCTATAATCGCTCTTATGCATTCTCtactttaattgaaaatattTCAATTCATTTTTTTATAGAAAAACTGATTTTTTTGATACATTACGAATAATAAAATGTATCTTCacgtaatttttaaaaataaaatgaaccACATGGTTTGAACTATATTATTCCTTCAAATTCTATGTACGTTAAATGTGTTTGAAATTAATGTAAACTACTATCGAACACTATACTTTTTCATTAATCTTATTATTAATTTCATGTGGCTAAACTAAACTTTACCATTTAattgtatttaattatttatattttaatgtTATTTCAGAAGTTGACCTAACAgatgaagaattgaaaaattGTTGTTTGCAAAAGCTTGAAATTTTTTTGAAAGGTTGTGGAAGAAGTTTTCTGGATTTTCCAACAATGCCAAGGCCTGTTTATAATACGGAAGAAGTTGACAACACTAATAGATTAATATGGGATGAATTGCGTTATAATAAACGCGCTTTGGCAGAGGAACATCAACAATTAGTAAAGAATTTGACAGATGAGCAAAAGTCagtttatgaaaaaataataagagatgTGAATGAAGACAAaggtagatttttctttttatatggTTTTGAAGGAACCGACAAGACTTTTATTTGGAGAACTCTATCTTCTGCCATAAGATCTAGAGGAGATATTGTGTTAACTGTTGCATCTAGCGGGATTGCATCTTTATTGTTACCAGGTGGTCGAATAGCTCATTCAAGATTTGTGATTCCTCTAAATGTAACTGAAGATTCAACATGTAATATCAAGCAAGGTACTCCTTTagcaaatttaattattaaggcAAAGTTGATTATTTGGAATGAGGCACCTATGATGCATAGATATTGTTTTGAAGCTCTTGATAAAACTTTAAGAGATATTCTTAGGTTTAAAGATGCATCCAATTTACACCGACCATTTGGAGGTAAAACAATTGTTCTTGGTGGTGACTTCAGACAAATATTACCTGTCATTCCAAAAGGTAGTAGGCAAGATATTGTTAATGCTTCTCTCAATTCTTATTATTTGTGGCCTCACTGCCAACTCTTAAAGTTAACAAAGAATATGAGATTGCAAGGTAATGAAATAGGGACAAATCTAGATGAGTTGAGAGTTTTTTCAGATTGGATTTTGGCAATTGGCGATGGTATAGTTGGTACTTCTGTTGATGGCAATGAAAAAGTCCAAATACCAGATGACCTTTTGATAAAACAATCAGTTGATCCAACATCTGCAATTGTAGAAAGTACGTATCCAGATTTCAACAGTCGTTGCAATGAAATAGGATACCTCCAGCAAA includes these proteins:
- the LOC142161698 gene encoding uncharacterized protein LOC142161698 — translated: MVRDQFQTDGTSNVRLRLIGKRGSDGRRYNLPTVSEVAALIVGDFEQTRSDRDIIVESQSGQLQRINELNAAYLGLQYPLLFLYGEDGYREDIPLNDIDDSAGGRKCVSTREYLSYKIQERKDEVHSIVSARRLFQQFLVDGYTMMEFSRLRFIRLHQKQLRAHFYKGLQDDVLHGDIQPSSQGQKVILSSSFTGGARYMLQNYQDAMAIYKWAGYPDLFITFTCNPKWPEIIRFVESTGLSPEDRPDILTRVFKIKLDRMIKDLRDNKVFGEVKADIDGIFSAESPDKKVDPYYYNVVTNFMMHGPCGTARKSSPCMKNGRCTKHFPKKFVSSTTIDEDGYPIYRRRDDGRTAKRVDDDPIDAVVNRPAVKESMFLSWFEANKTFPEARELTYAEFPLKLLLNVIKGPKSYEDLKKINGRDHETFRDACYALGLLDDDKEYVDAIMEASNWGMASYLRQLFAMLLLSNSMSRPESVWQATWHLLSEDILHEERRILDHPEVDLTDEELKNCCLQKLEIFLKGCGRSFLDFPTMPRPVYNTEEVDNTNRLIWDELRYNKRALAEEHQQLVKNLTDEQKSVYEKIIRDVNEDKGRFFFLYGFEGTDKTFIWRTLSSAIRSRGDIVLTVASSGIASLLLPGGRIAHSRFVIPLNVTEDSTCNIKQGTPLANLIIKAKLIIWNEAPMMHRYCFEALDKTLRDILRFKDASNLHRPFGGKTIVLGGDFRQILPVIPKGSRQDIVNASLNSYYLWPHCQLLKLTKNMRLQGNEIGTNLDELRVFSDWILAIGDGIVGTSVDGNEKVQIPDDLLIKQSVDPTSAIVESTYPDFNSRCNEIGYLQQRAILTPTLDMVESINEYMISLNQSSEKSYLSSDTICNSDNTYSALEHVHTPEFLNTIKCSGVPNHALTLKVGIPVMLLTNIDQSAGLCNGTRLIITKLGNQVIEAKVLAGQMSGQKVFISRMTLTPYDARIPFKFQRRQFPIILSFAMTINKSQGQSLSHVGLSLKKPVFIHGQLYVALSRVTSRKGLKIWFVMTMENNY